TAGTATCGATAATAATTTAAAGCCCTATTTCAATAACTGTTAAATGGGCAAATTGTCTAAAATAAAAATTAGTTTCTATACTAAATTTTGCCAGAGAATGTCCGGCTAGTCAATATATCGCAAAATAATTTTGTGTATTTGAAACAACTCTTTCAGTTTACTTCGCCGGCGTCGGGCTATTTCAATTACCTCTCCGTTTGGAAAAGTTACCAGGGTAAAGCGTTCAATAGTACATTCCTGCAAACAATCCAAATTGACCAAATATGATTTGTGGATGCGGACAAAACCATGCCATTCCAACAAAGGGGCATAATTTCCCAAAGGCAGCGAAGTCAATACCTGCTCCCCCGTTGCCAGATGGAAGATGGTATAGTTGCCCTGTGCCATCAAAAACGAAATATGTTTTGGATTGATCCTATTTTCTCCATTTTTAGTTTGAAAGCGCGGTAAGGTCACTGCGTTCTCAAAGGGGGTCACGCCGGGGAAAGTCTGCATTTTCACTCTCTTGTTTTTCTACAATATGGTAATAGCTTTCGTAAATAAATGGCAGGCATATCAATGCCCACGTGTCATTAAGACGGTACTGCCTGCCATTCGGTCACTAATCAGGGCAACAGACATCATGTTGAACGCTGCCGGCAAGAGATATCTGTTATACAGATTTAAATTCAATTATCCCAACCTTATATCAGCGTTTAAGAGAGTTGGAGAGCATTGCTCCTGCCCTTTCTGCCACCACGAATCGAGACCGCGGGTTGAGTACGAATCAATTGTTTTCTCATTGTTTTAATTGTAAAAAAAGGGAAGATTGCAACCCAAGGAAGATTATGCAGCCACTGCACACTGCTGCGTTGGACGTATAAATGATAAATAGGAAAATGCCATACAACAAAATGAACTCCAATGTATATACGCAAAAAAAATAGCCTTATCTCAAGTCGGAACCTTAGTACCTGCTCTACCTTTGTGAATGGAAAAGCTCTTTGGAAGTGGGCCACAAACGTCGGTTTGTACTGCCTGTAATGCAGAAATCAGGATGAAGCCCCTGCATTCCGTTAAATGGATCCTCGGGAGGACAGAAATGTTCTTTATCAGTAGGAAGAGCATTTCATAATTTGTGTACATGTCTATATGTAGCCGGATTCGCAGCTTGCTGTTGAAGGAGGGAAAAACAGTTTTCGGAGAAAATTATTTCTACATATCCCAAAAATAAAAAACGCCAGGCAGTTGTTATCTACTTGGCGTTTTTATAAAATCAAGGATTCAGCAAATGGCTCATCCCCTTACGGGGCCGTTGAATACAACTGATTGAATAATAGCTTGAACGTCCCCTGCGACTGCGCACGAAAAGTAATCTCAGGGCCTAAAACAGTAAGCTTACCGGCACCGATCGGCGCTTCAAAAGCGGTGATACCATCCTGCAAATAGGTTTGTCCCCACGCCCAGCCACTGCGAAGCGGCTTATTGGTCGAAAACCAAATAAGTGGTTTCACCTGCCCTTTGGCAATGGCGTCCGGTGCTAATTTGAATACCGGGCTGGAATCAAAATACACGTCGGTTTGCGAGGCCATCCCCCACGTAGCCATTTGCGTAGAATCAAGTGTTACGCGCAAAATACTGCCCGGAATG
Above is a window of Runella slithyformis DSM 19594 DNA encoding:
- a CDS encoding LytR/AlgR family response regulator transcription factor; its protein translation is MQTFPGVTPFENAVTLPRFQTKNGENRINPKHISFLMAQGNYTIFHLATGEQVLTSLPLGNYAPLLEWHGFVRIHKSYLVNLDCLQECTIERFTLVTFPNGEVIEIARRRRSKLKELFQIHKIILRYID